In one window of Kitasatospora sp. MMS16-BH015 DNA:
- the treY gene encoding malto-oligosyltrehalose synthase has protein sequence MTEAPPTASYRLQLQPGFTLHEAAEAVPYLAALGVSHLHLSPLLAAVPGSTHGYDTVDHTLVSPQLGGEEALRTLAKTAHGHGLRLLADVVPNHMALPVPEQLNQPLWQVLRDGPDSPYAPWFDIDWTAQPGPPDAPERGRLLLPLLGARLGEVLDQLSVEGDVLHYHDHAFPLRPGTAQLPLPELLARQWYRLAWWRLADSELNYRRFFTVNELIAVRVEVPEVFEATHGTLLRLHAEGVLDGFRVDHPDGLADPRGYLRRLAGATGGAYTVVEKILTGPEELPADWPCAGTTGYDALRRIDGVLTDHQGAERLIHAYRHDTGAPSAEEAARQGRAELTAPGGGLAAELERLVRLVGRICAAEPALADHAPDAVRAALRQLLTAYPVYRPYVVPGEPAPPEAVEAVEAAMAGGGPTGELVRDLALGRLGRGPGRDEFCARIAQTASAVAAKGVEDTAFYRWNALLSLNEVGGSPEHPGLSPEEFHRWCAHQEQHWPQSMTALSTHDTKRSADARARLAVLAELPTTWVAERAAWQAAAGPGPDQDSDWLLHQTLFAAWPISADRLTATLLKSAREAKRQTSWTHQDEAYERALAEHARRVLDHPGLCPRIEGFVRTLAPHARSNTLAAALLHLTVPGVPDLYQGSEEPLYTLVDPDNRAPVDLGALAVRLTDSPTGRPGDLAREKLHLTTTALHLRRTTHLGRYQPLTPTGPAAAHLLAFARGPEVITAVTRLPYGLAHAGGWRDTTLDLPPGTWTDELTSRRFAGPVALLELFDPYPVALLTRKAGS, from the coding sequence ACGCACGGGTACGACACGGTGGACCACACCCTGGTCAGCCCCCAGCTCGGCGGGGAGGAGGCGCTGCGCACGCTGGCCAAGACGGCCCACGGGCACGGCCTGCGGCTGCTGGCCGACGTGGTGCCCAACCACATGGCGCTGCCGGTGCCCGAGCAGCTCAACCAGCCGCTCTGGCAGGTGCTCCGGGACGGCCCTGACTCCCCGTACGCGCCCTGGTTCGACATCGACTGGACGGCCCAGCCCGGCCCGCCGGACGCCCCCGAGCGCGGGCGGCTGCTGCTGCCGCTGCTCGGCGCCCGGCTCGGCGAGGTGCTCGACCAGCTCTCGGTCGAGGGCGACGTGCTGCACTACCACGACCACGCCTTCCCGCTCCGGCCCGGCACCGCCCAGCTCCCGCTGCCCGAGCTGCTCGCCCGCCAGTGGTACCGGCTGGCCTGGTGGCGGCTGGCCGACAGCGAGCTCAACTACCGGCGGTTCTTCACCGTCAACGAGCTGATCGCCGTCCGGGTGGAGGTGCCGGAGGTCTTCGAGGCCACCCACGGCACCCTGCTGCGGCTGCACGCCGAGGGCGTGCTGGACGGCTTCCGGGTGGACCACCCGGACGGCCTGGCCGACCCCCGGGGCTACCTGCGCCGGCTGGCCGGGGCCACCGGCGGCGCGTACACCGTGGTGGAGAAGATCCTCACCGGCCCGGAGGAGCTGCCCGCCGACTGGCCCTGCGCCGGCACCACCGGCTACGACGCGCTGCGCCGGATCGACGGCGTGCTGACCGACCACCAGGGCGCCGAGCGGCTGATCCACGCCTACCGGCACGACACCGGCGCACCGAGCGCCGAGGAGGCCGCCCGCCAGGGCCGGGCCGAGCTGACCGCCCCCGGCGGCGGCCTGGCCGCCGAGCTGGAGCGGCTGGTCCGGCTGGTCGGCCGGATCTGCGCCGCCGAGCCCGCGCTGGCCGACCACGCCCCGGACGCCGTCCGCGCCGCGCTGCGGCAGCTGCTCACCGCCTACCCGGTCTACCGGCCGTACGTGGTGCCCGGCGAGCCCGCCCCGCCGGAGGCGGTGGAGGCGGTGGAGGCCGCGATGGCCGGCGGCGGGCCGACCGGCGAGCTGGTCCGCGACCTCGCGCTGGGGCGGCTCGGACGCGGCCCGGGCCGGGACGAGTTCTGCGCCCGGATCGCCCAGACCGCCTCGGCGGTGGCCGCCAAGGGCGTCGAGGACACCGCCTTCTACCGCTGGAACGCGCTGCTCAGCCTGAACGAGGTGGGCGGCTCGCCCGAGCACCCGGGCCTGAGCCCCGAGGAGTTCCACCGCTGGTGCGCCCACCAGGAGCAGCACTGGCCGCAGTCGATGACGGCGCTCTCCACCCACGACACCAAGCGCAGCGCCGACGCCCGGGCCCGGCTCGCCGTGCTGGCCGAGCTGCCCACCACCTGGGTGGCCGAGCGGGCCGCCTGGCAGGCCGCCGCCGGGCCCGGCCCGGACCAGGACAGCGACTGGCTGCTCCACCAGACCCTGTTCGCGGCCTGGCCGATCTCCGCCGACCGGCTCACCGCCACCCTGCTCAAATCCGCCCGCGAGGCCAAGCGGCAGACCTCCTGGACCCACCAGGACGAGGCGTACGAGCGCGCCCTAGCCGAGCACGCCCGCCGGGTGCTCGACCACCCGGGCCTCTGCCCCAGGATCGAGGGCTTCGTCCGCACCCTCGCGCCGCACGCCCGCAGCAACACCCTGGCCGCCGCCCTGCTCCACCTCACCGTGCCCGGGGTGCCCGACCTCTACCAGGGCAGCGAGGAGCCGCTCTACACCCTGGTCGACCCGGACAACCGCGCCCCGGTCGACCTCGGGGCGCTGGCCGTCCGCCTCACCGACTCCCCCACCGGCCGCCCCGGCGACCTGGCCCGGGAGAAGCTGCACCTGACCACCACCGCCCTGCACCTGCGCCGCACCACCCACCTCGGCCGCTACCAGCCGCTCACCCCCACCGGCCCAGCCGCCGCCCACCTGCTGGCCTTCGCCCGCGGCCCCGAGGTGATCACCGCCGTGACCCGCCTCCCCTACGGACTGGCCCACGCGGGCGGCTGGCGGGACACCACCCTCGACCTGCCGCCGGGCACCTGGACGGACGAGCTGACGTCACGTCGGTTCGCCGGCCCTGTCGCCCTGCTGGAACTCTTCGACCCCTACCCCGTCGCCCTGCTGACCAGGAAGGCCGGCTCATGA
- the treZ gene encoding malto-oligosyltrehalose trehalohydrolase, with product MSEYQVWAPAAAEAVEVEVDGERYPLARLADRPGWWGGEAPAGDYAYRLDGGPPLPDPRSPRQPHGPDGPSRAVDHSAFAWSDTPWRGRPLPGSVVYELHIGTFTPAGTFAAAAERLDHLVELGVDFVELMPVCPFPGRHGWGYDGVSLWAVHEPYGGPEGLKRFVDAAHRKGLGVILDVVHNHLGPSGNYLPAYGPYFTDRHHTPWGAAVNLDAPGSDEVRAYLLGSALAWLRDYRIDGLRLDAVHALADDRALTFLEELSTAVDQLAVATNRPLFLIAESDLNDPRTTAPREAGGLGLAAQWSDDFHHALHTALTGESQGYYADFAADPLDALARTLTRGFFHEGTWSSFRGRTHGRPFPAAHGHRLLGYLQTHDQIGNRATGDRLSATLSPGRLAIGAALVLTSPFTPMLFMGEEWGATTPWQYFTSHTDPALAEAVRQGRRREFTDHGWPPEQIPDPQSPATVLASTLDWSEPTLPGHADLLAWYRRLIHLRRTHPALTNPDLSAVRVDRTPRSLTVHRGPYRILAAFADTTITLDHSQEETLATFGDTHSTDPRTVKLAADSVAVLKLH from the coding sequence ATGAGCGAGTACCAGGTCTGGGCCCCGGCCGCCGCCGAGGCCGTCGAGGTCGAGGTGGACGGCGAGCGGTACCCGCTCGCCCGGCTGGCCGACCGCCCCGGCTGGTGGGGCGGCGAGGCCCCGGCGGGCGACTACGCGTACCGCCTGGACGGCGGCCCGCCGCTGCCCGACCCGCGGTCCCCGCGCCAGCCGCACGGCCCCGACGGCCCGAGCCGCGCCGTGGACCACAGTGCCTTCGCCTGGTCCGACACGCCCTGGCGCGGCCGCCCGCTGCCCGGCTCGGTGGTCTACGAGCTGCACATCGGCACCTTCACCCCGGCCGGCACCTTCGCCGCCGCCGCCGAGCGGCTCGACCACCTGGTCGAACTCGGCGTGGACTTCGTGGAGTTGATGCCGGTCTGCCCCTTCCCCGGCAGGCACGGCTGGGGCTACGACGGCGTCTCGCTCTGGGCCGTGCACGAGCCCTACGGCGGCCCCGAGGGCCTCAAGCGCTTCGTGGACGCGGCCCACCGCAAGGGCCTGGGCGTGATCCTGGACGTGGTGCACAACCACCTCGGCCCCTCCGGCAACTACCTCCCGGCGTACGGCCCCTACTTCACCGACCGGCACCACACCCCCTGGGGCGCGGCGGTCAACCTGGACGCCCCCGGCTCCGACGAGGTCCGCGCCTACCTGCTCGGCAGTGCGCTGGCCTGGCTGCGCGACTACCGGATCGACGGCCTGCGGCTGGATGCCGTACACGCCCTGGCCGACGACCGCGCGCTCACCTTCCTGGAAGAACTCTCCACCGCCGTCGACCAGTTGGCCGTCGCCACCAATCGCCCGCTCTTCCTGATCGCCGAATCCGACCTCAACGACCCCCGTACCACCGCCCCCCGCGAGGCCGGTGGCCTGGGCCTGGCCGCCCAGTGGAGCGACGACTTCCACCACGCCCTGCACACCGCCCTGACCGGCGAATCCCAGGGCTACTACGCCGACTTCGCCGCCGACCCGCTCGACGCCCTGGCCCGCACCCTGACCCGGGGCTTCTTCCACGAGGGCACCTGGTCCAGCTTCCGGGGCCGCACCCACGGCCGTCCCTTCCCCGCCGCCCACGGCCACCGCCTGCTCGGCTACCTCCAGACCCACGACCAGATCGGCAACCGCGCCACCGGCGACCGCCTCTCCGCCACCCTCTCCCCGGGCCGGCTGGCCATCGGCGCCGCCCTGGTACTGACCTCCCCCTTCACCCCGATGCTCTTCATGGGCGAGGAGTGGGGCGCCACCACCCCCTGGCAGTACTTCACCAGCCACACCGACCCCGCCCTCGCCGAGGCCGTCCGCCAGGGCCGCCGCCGCGAGTTCACCGACCACGGCTGGCCCCCCGAGCAGATCCCCGACCCCCAGTCCCCCGCCACCGTCCTGGCCTCCACCCTCGACTGGTCCGAGCCCACCCTCCCCGGCCACGCCGACCTCCTGGCCTGGTACCGCAGGCTGATCCACCTGCGCCGCACCCACCCGGCCCTCACCAACCCCGACCTGTCCGCGGTCCGCGTCGACCGCACGCCCCGGTCACTCACGGTCCACCGCGGCCCCTACCGCATCCTGGCCGCCTTCGCCGACACCACCATCACCCTGGACCACAGTCAGGAGGAGACCCTCGCCACCTTCGGCGACACCCACTCCACCGACCCCCGTACGGTGAAACTGGCCGCAGACTCGGTAGCAGTGCTCAAGTTGCACTAA
- a CDS encoding thioester domain-containing protein, with the protein MAGFLADIGPAAATDGGPSRNDQDGVTGVLEIPGAIHAGSIKVDDMSYGGGVLELEADGGKILVYCIQLHLDPVANAVYHETDWSETPTLKGNKDAGKVNWVLQNSYPKISVEELGRIVGGEITENEAAAATQAAIWQFSDHVRAVPKDPVAAELTAHLVASAEDFEEPGASLTLGQAEVSGASGTVIGPIEITSASAEVDASLDPAATAAGVALTDRTGTVLSDGDGQLVHPAVSGDSLYVKAAADARPGSATVLATTSVEVPIGRAFVSPGSQTMIVAGSAVVSATAQATATWTKPEPEVTPAPDPTPAPDPTPAPDPTPAPDPTPEPGVTPEPGVTPTPEPTSGPGESLVPTLPVAPSRETPVGDSAGGPGGGEPSGQAVAGRLAETGAEAPYGQLAVVVGAALAAGSALVALTRRRRRRTGRQPRVS; encoded by the coding sequence GTGGCCGGCTTCCTCGCCGACATCGGCCCGGCCGCCGCGACGGACGGTGGTCCGAGCCGCAACGATCAGGACGGCGTGACCGGTGTCCTGGAGATACCCGGAGCGATCCACGCCGGGAGCATCAAGGTCGACGACATGTCCTACGGTGGTGGAGTGCTGGAGCTTGAGGCCGACGGCGGCAAGATCCTGGTCTACTGCATCCAGCTCCACCTCGATCCGGTGGCGAATGCCGTGTACCACGAGACCGACTGGTCCGAGACCCCCACGCTGAAAGGCAACAAGGATGCGGGGAAGGTCAATTGGGTGCTCCAGAACTCCTATCCGAAGATCTCCGTGGAGGAACTCGGCAGGATCGTCGGCGGTGAGATCACCGAGAACGAGGCCGCCGCCGCGACCCAGGCGGCCATCTGGCAGTTCTCCGACCACGTCAGGGCCGTCCCCAAGGACCCGGTCGCGGCCGAGCTGACCGCTCACCTGGTGGCGAGCGCCGAGGACTTCGAGGAGCCGGGCGCCTCGCTCACGCTCGGACAGGCCGAGGTGAGCGGCGCGAGCGGAACGGTCATCGGCCCGATCGAGATCACCTCCGCCAGCGCCGAGGTCGACGCCTCGCTCGACCCCGCAGCCACGGCTGCGGGCGTGGCACTGACCGACAGGACCGGCACCGTCCTGTCGGACGGCGACGGCCAGCTCGTCCACCCCGCCGTGAGCGGCGACTCGCTCTACGTCAAGGCGGCGGCGGACGCTCGGCCGGGCAGCGCGACCGTCCTGGCGACCACTTCCGTGGAGGTGCCGATCGGTCGGGCGTTCGTGAGCCCTGGTAGCCAGACCATGATCGTCGCCGGCAGTGCGGTGGTCAGCGCCACGGCGCAAGCCACCGCCACCTGGACCAAACCCGAGCCTGAAGTCACGCCCGCGCCGGATCCCACGCCCGCGCCGGATCCCACGCCCGCGCCGGATCCCACGCCGGCGCCCGATCCCACGCCCGAGCCGGGAGTCACGCCTGAGCCGGGAGTCACGCCCACGCCCGAGCCGACCTCGGGCCCGGGTGAGTCGCTTGTACCGACCCTCCCGGTAGCCCCGAGTCGTGAAACCCCCGTCGGGGACAGCGCGGGCGGTCCGGGTGGCGGTGAGCCCAGTGGCCAGGCCGTCGCCGGTCGGCTCGCCGAGACCGGGGCCGAGGCGCCCTATGGGCAGCTTGCCGTTGTCGTCGGTGCGGCACTCGCCGCAGGTTCGGCTCTGGTCGCGCTCACCCGCAGGCGCCGCCGCAGGACGGGCCGACAGCCACGGGTGTCCTGA